TGTGTTTTTTTCTGCAATGCACTTAACACAACTACTTTACTTCCTTTAATTTTATGCTTTTCCTCATCTGGGATGTGGTTAACATCAGTAATATAGGTGAAATCCTTGATTCGATATCCAAAAACCGGAAGCTGATGGTGCATCACATTAATGGGTACGATGTCTATTCCTTCAATTTGAAATGGCTTGTTTTCAATTTCGCACAGTTGAACCTTAGGTATTCCTGGATATTTATTCTTGGCAAAGATGTATGAAAATTCTCTCTGAATTTGTTCTAACACTTGCTTTCTGCCATATACTGGCATATCCATTTTTTGCTTAAAATTATATGATCTAACATCATCTAAACCTGCTGTATGATCTTTATGTTCATGGGTATACACAACAGCATCCAAGTGATTAATTCGTTCTCTAAGCATTTGAGTCCTAAAATCAGGGCCAGTATCGAAAACGAAACTTTTGTTTTCTATTTCAATATGAATGCTAGTTCTTAATCTTTTATCCCGGTAATCTAGTGATTGGCATACTTCGCAAT
This is a stretch of genomic DNA from Marivirga harenae. It encodes these proteins:
- a CDS encoding MBL fold metallo-hydrolase; translated protein: MKVTFLGTGTSQGVPVIACDCEVCQSLDYRDKRLRTSIHIEIENKSFVFDTGPDFRTQMLRERINHLDAVVYTHEHKDHTAGLDDVRSYNFKQKMDMPVYGRKQVLEQIQREFSYIFAKNKYPGIPKVQLCEIENKPFQIEGIDIVPINVMHHQLPVFGYRIKDFTYITDVNHIPDEEKHKIKGSKVVVLSALQKKTHLSHFNLEQAVAMVEELEIPQAYFIHMGHRIGLHKNVEEELPEGMKLAYDGLQIEL